Proteins from a single region of Esox lucius isolate fEsoLuc1 chromosome 13, fEsoLuc1.pri, whole genome shotgun sequence:
- the htr1aa gene encoding 5-hydroxytryptamine (serotonin) receptor 1A a produces MDFINNGSDNSNTTAAFPDVRDAIQEWGDNENATGSGSVPELELSYQVVTSLLLGALILCSIFGNACVVAAIALERSLQNVANYLIGSLAVTDLMVSVLVLPMAALYQVLNKWTLGQEICDIFISLDVLCCTSSILHLCAIALDRYWAITDPIDYVNKRTPKRAVLLISLTWLIGFSISIPPMLGWRKAEDRANQDACTISKDPGYTIYSTFGAFYIPLILMLVLYGRIFKAARFQVWKTVKKTEKAKVSDKCLAVSPAIFHKKINGETGGKNWKRSVEPTLNSPCINGAVKHGVDAESLEIIEVTYSSKNHLPLPNTPQSTRDFENRNEKNAEAKRKIALARERKTVKTLGIIMGTFIFCWLPFFIVALVLPFCSESCYMPGWLGDVINWLGYSNSLLNPIIYAYFNKDFQSAFKKIIRCKFHRP; encoded by the coding sequence ATGGATTTTATCAACAATGGCAGTGATAATAGCAATACAACAGCCGCATTCCCCGACGTCAGAGATGCCATTCAAGAGTGGGGTGACAATGAGAACGCAACGGGGTCGGGAAGTGTTCCCGAGCTGGAGCTGAGTTACCAGGTGGTCACATCTTTGCTGCTCGGTGCGCTCATCCTCTGTTCCATATTCGGCAACGCGTGCGTCGTCGCAGCAATCGCGCTGGAGAGGTCACTCCAGAATGTGGCCAACTACCTGATCGGCTCGCTAGCCGTCACGGACCTCATGGTATCGGTTCTGGTACTACCTATGGCGGCCCTCTACCAAGTCCTGAACAAATGGACCCTAGGACAGGAGATATGTGATATATTCATCTCTCTAGATGTTTTGTGCTGCACCTCGTCCATTTTGCATCTGTGCGCAATAGCACTGGACAGGTACTGGGCTATCACGGATCCAATAGACTATGTTAACAAACGGACACCCAAGCGAGCCGTGCTGCTGATCAGCTTGACTTGGCTGATTGGGTTTTCGATCTCTATCCCACCCATGCTAGGGTGGAGAAAAGCCGAGGACAGGGCGAACCAGGATGCCTGCACCATCAGCAAGGACCCGGGCTACACTATCTACTCCACGTTCGGGGCTTTTTACATCCCGCTCATCCTCATGCTAGTCCTTTACGGGCGGATATTCAAGGCAGCCAGGTTCCAAGTTTGGAAAACTGTCAAGAAAACGGAAAAGGCGAAAGTGTCAGACAAGTGCTTGGCTGTGTCACCGGCTATTTTCCATAAGAAGATCAACGGAGAGACGGGAGGGAAGAACTGGAAACGCAGTGTGGAACCTACATTGAACTCCCCGTGCATAAACGGCGCGGTGAAGCACGGGGTGGACGCCGAGTCGTTGGAGATCATCGAAGTTACTTACAGTTCTAAGAATCATCTTCCTCTGCCAAACACTCCACAGTCCACACGTGATTTCGAGAACCGGAATGAAAAGAACGCAGAAGCTAAGAGAAAAATAGCTCTGGCCAGGGAGCGGAAAACTGTAAAGACGCTCGGTATAATAATGGGGACTTTTATTTTCTGCTGGCTGCCGTTTTTCATCGTTGCGCTGGTCTTGCCTTTCTGTTCAGAGAGCTGTTACATgccagggtggctgggcgacgTCATCAACTGGCTGGGCTATTCGAACTCTCTCCTAAACCCTATCATTTATGCCTACTTTAACAAAGACTTCCAAAGTGCTTTCAAAAAGATCATAAGATGCAAATTCCACAGACCGTGA